The Tamandua tetradactyla isolate mTamTet1 chromosome 23, mTamTet1.pri, whole genome shotgun sequence genome includes a window with the following:
- the LOC143666824 gene encoding mastin-like isoform X1 yields MLCRTGVSLWMLWLLLLALPCLGGSTPVTPDPILGHELVGIVGGCDVSSRKYPWQVSLRFFNKRLQLWEHWCGGSLVHPQWVLTSAHCMEPEDLEGCAYRVQVGQLRLYEHDRLARVAQVIRHPKFNVSKCVLGGADIALLKLEVPVQLSEVVSPIDLAPTFLRIPKGKTCWVAGWGDVEPGEPLPRPYHLQEVEVQVLGNAHCSHLYHHTAQCNSSGPLITDDVLCAGTHDQGPCHHDSGGPLVYLWNCTWVQVGIVSWDRHCGRRDLPGVYTRVSSYVTWIHQQIAQGSGL; encoded by the exons ATGCTCTGCAGAACCGGGGTGTCTCTGTGG ATGCTGTGGCTGCTGCTCCTGGCCCTCCCCTGCCTGGGGGGCTCCACGCCTGTGACCCCCG ACCCCATCCTGGGCCACGAGCTAGTGGGCATCGTGGGGGGCTGCGACGTCTCGTCCAGGAAGTACCCGTGGCAGGTGAGCCTCCGGTTCTTCAACAAGAGGTTGCAGCTGTGGGAGCACTGGTGCGGGGGCTCCCTCGTCCACCCCCAGTGGGTGCTTACCTCCGCCCACTGCATGGAACC GGAGGACCTGGAGGGCTGCGCCTACAGGGTGCAGGTTGGGCAGCTGAGGCTCTACGAGCACGACCGGCTGGCCAGGGTGGCCCAGGTCATCCGACACCCCAAGTTCAACGTCAGCAAGTGTGTGCTGGGGGGGGCGGACATCGCCCTCCTGAAGCTGGAGGTGCCCGTGCAGCTCTCGGAGGTCGTCAGCCCCATCGACCTCGCGCCCACCTTCCTGCGGATCCCCAAGGGCAAGACGTGCTGGGTGGCCGGCTGGGGGGACGTGGAGCCCGGAG AGCCGCTACCCAGGCCCTACCACCTGCAGGAGGTGGAAGTGCAGGTCCTGGGCAATGCCCACTGCAGCCACCTGTACCATCACACTGCTCAGTGCAACTCCAGCGGCCCTCTCATCACGGATGACGTGCTGTGCGCCGGCACCCACGACCAGGGCCCCTGCCAC CACGACTCCGGGGGGCCGCTCGTGTACCTGTGGAATTGCACCTGGGTCCAGGTGGGCATTGTGAGCTGGGACCGCCACTGCGGCCGCCGGGACCTCCCAGGGGTGTACACCCGCGTGTCCAGCTATGTGACCTGGATCCACCAGCAGATCGCCCAGGGCTCGGGGCTCTAG
- the LOC143666824 gene encoding mastin-like isoform X2 produces the protein MLWLLLLALPCLGGSTPVTPDPILGHELVGIVGGCDVSSRKYPWQVSLRFFNKRLQLWEHWCGGSLVHPQWVLTSAHCMEPEDLEGCAYRVQVGQLRLYEHDRLARVAQVIRHPKFNVSKCVLGGADIALLKLEVPVQLSEVVSPIDLAPTFLRIPKGKTCWVAGWGDVEPGEPLPRPYHLQEVEVQVLGNAHCSHLYHHTAQCNSSGPLITDDVLCAGTHDQGPCHHDSGGPLVYLWNCTWVQVGIVSWDRHCGRRDLPGVYTRVSSYVTWIHQQIAQGSGL, from the exons ATGCTGTGGCTGCTGCTCCTGGCCCTCCCCTGCCTGGGGGGCTCCACGCCTGTGACCCCCG ACCCCATCCTGGGCCACGAGCTAGTGGGCATCGTGGGGGGCTGCGACGTCTCGTCCAGGAAGTACCCGTGGCAGGTGAGCCTCCGGTTCTTCAACAAGAGGTTGCAGCTGTGGGAGCACTGGTGCGGGGGCTCCCTCGTCCACCCCCAGTGGGTGCTTACCTCCGCCCACTGCATGGAACC GGAGGACCTGGAGGGCTGCGCCTACAGGGTGCAGGTTGGGCAGCTGAGGCTCTACGAGCACGACCGGCTGGCCAGGGTGGCCCAGGTCATCCGACACCCCAAGTTCAACGTCAGCAAGTGTGTGCTGGGGGGGGCGGACATCGCCCTCCTGAAGCTGGAGGTGCCCGTGCAGCTCTCGGAGGTCGTCAGCCCCATCGACCTCGCGCCCACCTTCCTGCGGATCCCCAAGGGCAAGACGTGCTGGGTGGCCGGCTGGGGGGACGTGGAGCCCGGAG AGCCGCTACCCAGGCCCTACCACCTGCAGGAGGTGGAAGTGCAGGTCCTGGGCAATGCCCACTGCAGCCACCTGTACCATCACACTGCTCAGTGCAACTCCAGCGGCCCTCTCATCACGGATGACGTGCTGTGCGCCGGCACCCACGACCAGGGCCCCTGCCAC CACGACTCCGGGGGGCCGCTCGTGTACCTGTGGAATTGCACCTGGGTCCAGGTGGGCATTGTGAGCTGGGACCGCCACTGCGGCCGCCGGGACCTCCCAGGGGTGTACACCCGCGTGTCCAGCTATGTGACCTGGATCCACCAGCAGATCGCCCAGGGCTCGGGGCTCTAG
- the UBE2I gene encoding SUMO-conjugating enzyme UBC9: MSGIALSRLAQERKAWRKDHPFGFVAVPTKNPDGTMNLMNWECAIPGKKGTPWEGGLFKLRMLFKDDYPSSPPKCKFEPPLFHPNVYPSGTVCLSILEEDKDWRPAITIKQILLGIQELLNEPNIQDPAQAEAYTIYCQNRVEYEKRVRAQAKKFAPS; this comes from the exons ATGTCGGGGATCGCACTCAGCAGACTTGCCCAGGAGCGGAAAGCTTGGAGGAAAGACCACCCATTC GGCTTCGTGGCTGTGCCGACCAAGAACCCCGACGGAACGATGAACCTGATGAACTGGGAGTGCGCCATCCCGGGAAAGAAAGGG ACTCCATGGGAAGGAGGCTTATTCAAACTACGGATGCTTTTCAAAGATGATTACCCATCCTCACCACCGAAAT GTAAATTTGAACCGCCGCTGTTTCACCCGAATGTGTATCCTTCAGGCACAGTGTGCCTGTCCATCCTAGAGGAGGACAAGGACTGGAGGCCAGCCATCACAATTAAGCAG ATCTTATTAGGAATACAGGAACTTCTAAATGAACCAAATATCCAGGACCCGGCTCAAGCAGAGGCATACACAATTTACTG CCAAAACAGAGTGGAATATGAGAAAAGGGTCCGAGCACAAGCGAAGAAGTTTGCACCCTCATAA